A window of Edaphobacter lichenicola contains these coding sequences:
- a CDS encoding transporter: protein MLRRRVLSAVVVLLASAGSLSAQATSANGQPQTQEVAKATTPARDPVDLKLQEALRERDAIIRNLLERVNELEWRMNGGFTTPAKVDERPTLPAASTSRVINSVVSTSTYDSTERQATEALDQALIVRGGLLLPSGTLEVDNTTSYFSASSDHVTVNGFALLPVLVVGDIASERIREDYLLPNLTARLGLPHKLQGDVTIPYGYELIRTVDANNVQTSSSSFGLGDISAGISRQLTSEHGKIPDMLASVRFKSTTGKDPFNLQSSQIALGTGFNSIQGNLTMAKSSDPVVFFGNLSYTANLKGDHTVSANDPNNPAATMVGHFNPGDAVGFQIGSILALNPEVSMTLGWDQRFTRSTTLNGVDIPASYLVEGTLRLGTSYVYAPGKTIDLSFGVGLTPDTPNLQFSVGVPFRMGLWGPKQKKLDVH, encoded by the coding sequence ATGTTGCGGCGAAGAGTTTTATCAGCAGTTGTGGTGTTGCTGGCGAGCGCGGGATCACTCTCTGCCCAGGCGACATCAGCTAACGGTCAGCCGCAGACACAGGAGGTCGCCAAAGCTACAACGCCGGCGAGAGACCCAGTGGATCTGAAGCTGCAGGAGGCGTTGCGGGAGCGCGATGCGATCATCCGCAATCTGCTGGAACGAGTTAATGAGCTGGAGTGGCGCATGAACGGAGGATTTACTACTCCCGCCAAGGTGGACGAACGTCCAACTCTGCCGGCCGCCTCGACCAGTCGTGTGATCAACTCGGTGGTGTCAACCTCAACCTACGACAGCACGGAACGGCAGGCAACGGAGGCTCTTGATCAGGCTTTGATTGTGCGCGGCGGATTGCTGCTGCCTTCTGGAACCCTGGAGGTCGACAACACCACCTCTTACTTCAGCGCGTCGTCGGACCATGTGACGGTGAATGGCTTTGCGTTGCTGCCGGTGTTGGTGGTGGGCGATATCGCTTCGGAGCGCATAAGAGAAGACTATCTTCTGCCAAACCTCACGGCGCGACTTGGACTGCCGCATAAGCTCCAGGGCGACGTCACGATTCCTTATGGGTATGAGTTGATTCGGACGGTGGACGCGAACAATGTCCAGACCTCCTCGAGCAGCTTTGGGTTGGGCGATATCTCTGCTGGCATCTCACGACAGCTGACCAGCGAGCATGGAAAGATTCCCGACATGCTGGCGAGTGTGCGATTCAAATCGACGACGGGGAAAGATCCCTTCAACCTTCAGAGCAGCCAGATCGCGCTTGGGACAGGCTTCAACTCAATCCAGGGAAACCTGACGATGGCGAAGTCGAGCGATCCGGTGGTCTTCTTCGGGAATCTTTCCTACACGGCGAATCTGAAAGGCGATCATACGGTGTCGGCCAACGATCCGAATAACCCGGCGGCGACGATGGTGGGACACTTCAATCCGGGGGATGCCGTTGGGTTCCAGATTGGTTCGATCCTGGCCTTGAATCCGGAGGTATCGATGACACTGGGGTGGGATCAACGATTTACTCGCAGCACCACGTTGAACGGGGTGGATATTCCTGCGTCGTATCTGGTGGAAGGCACGTTGCGGCTGGGAACAAGTTATGTGTATGCGCCGGGGAAGACGATTGATCTGAGCTTTGGCGTAGGGCTGACGCCGGATACGCCGAATCTGCAGTTCTCGGTGGGTGTGCCGTTCCGGATGGGACTGTGGGGGCCGAAACAGAAGAAGCTGGACGTGCATTAG
- a CDS encoding C39 family peptidase, with the protein MNCLRSILAAGLASLVLFPALVRAQNTGEATGARGSKNVRSLKEIRDEGVVKQRWDVSCGAAALSTLLTYDFKDDTTETSIVVWLLHRVDATRVRSRGGFSLLDLKHFSEARGYHAEAFSGMTIQDLAQEKTSVIVPIREKGFDHFVVVKGIVAGHVILGDPGFGNITMRVDRFQTLWKNGIVFVVHPPDDRMIGDKRLPLAARLVPDESLISRKIGVTAPSNYLY; encoded by the coding sequence ATGAACTGCTTGCGATCGATACTTGCTGCGGGACTGGCTAGTCTTGTTCTCTTCCCTGCCCTCGTGCGCGCTCAGAACACTGGAGAAGCGACGGGGGCGAGGGGGAGCAAGAATGTCCGAAGCCTGAAAGAGATTCGCGATGAGGGCGTGGTGAAGCAGCGTTGGGATGTGAGTTGTGGCGCCGCGGCGTTGAGTACACTCCTTACTTATGACTTCAAGGACGATACGACTGAGACTTCGATCGTGGTGTGGCTTCTTCATCGCGTGGATGCGACTCGCGTGCGCTCCCGGGGTGGATTTTCATTACTCGACTTGAAGCACTTTTCCGAGGCGCGAGGATACCACGCTGAGGCTTTCAGCGGTATGACGATCCAGGATCTGGCGCAGGAAAAAACATCTGTGATCGTCCCGATACGAGAGAAAGGCTTCGACCATTTTGTTGTGGTGAAGGGCATTGTTGCGGGGCATGTGATTCTGGGCGATCCGGGCTTCGGCAATATAACGATGAGAGTCGACCGGTTTCAGACCTTGTGGAAGAACGGCATCGTCTTCGTGGTGCATCCGCCAGACGACCGAATGATCGGAGACAAGCGTCTTCCTCTGGCCGCACGGCTGGTACCGGATGAATCGCTGATCTCGCGCAAGATCGGAGTTACGGCTCCGAGCAACTATTTGTACTGA